TATTTATAGTGCAGTCCTGGGTGACAAATTCATTCTGCAAATACGAGTCTGATTTAAGTGACATTATGTATGACTTATGTTTAAATCTCATGTTAAGATTAATAATACAGGGCCAGCTTGTGTCATCAGTTTGTAAATAGAACTTCGCATTACATTAAATGAGAACTTCTGTGTATAGGCACTGATGGCAAGACACTGCCCACAAATTCTGAAATTTGGACCATCTGGACTTCAGTATTTGAGTttgaccatttatttcatttagTCATTCTAAATGCCAACTAATTACAATTGTATTGTTTATATTACTGTAGCACCTTCAAACCCCATATCAGATTGGGTCCCACTATGCTAGACATTGTAAAACACATAATAAGACACACTGTTTTTTCCTGAAAAGTtttcaggaaaaataaaattgtaattaGCTGGCATTTAGAATggccaaatgaaataaatggtcaaACTCAAATGCTGAAGTCCAAATAGTCCAAATTTCAGATTTTGTGAGCAGTCTAAATATTCAAGATAGACAAAGGATTGGAAAAAGGGAGTATTTCTATCCCCATTTTCATGGTACATGAGTTTGTGATTAAAGGAGTATTGTTAAGAAAATCTTATATatatttcaaataattatttatacttttgaaaaagtattATTAATATTTAACAAAGAACAAAATAGAAGGGAGTGAAATCACTGCCATATCACAgataaatggaaacatttcttatttttaaaagaccATAAAACATCTCAGGATTTGATAAGTGAACTCATGTTGATTTTTCTCACAGAGCCATCTGCCCAGACTTTTTTGTGGGAAAAGAACCTTGGAATCCTTCTGATGACTGGTCCACTTTTGGTGAATGGCTGAAAACTCGAGATGCCAGAAAAATAGACAAGTAAGGTGTCAGAAGGATGGATATTCCACCCTCATGGAATCAGCTGTTCTTTTCTTTGGTTTGAATCTACAAGCCTGGTTTACATGATCCACCTTTGGTGGTGGAGGGCACCAGGCTGCGTTAACGGAAGAAGATTGCTCTTCCATCAGAGATAATGTTAATGGTAGGACTTTATTATAGAGTCTTgctctctgagggcatgtctacacagcagcattattttggaataactgacgttatttcgaaatagcaaagtgtatgtttacacagcaagctactttgaaataatatcaagctggaggacttcttactctgactcctgtcaccctcatttcacgaggagtaaggaaagtcgaaggaagagtgttcttccttcgacttcctactATGTAGagagcgccaaaagctgagttaagctattttgatttaagctatacaattcacgtagctgaagttgcatatcttaattcaacttttgtcttgctgtgtagacataccctgatgttGCTGCAGTAGCTGCACAACATTGTGTCCACCAGCTTCCTCCTCTCAGGTCACAAGGGCTTATAAATAACCTGTGAGATGAAGTTGGAGAGGAGACAGCCAAAGTGCCGAAGGCAGAAGTCTTTTTCTGAGTCTGATCAATTGAAACATATTGATATTTTAAGGCTATGTGGAAAGGTTTCCTTGGTTCCTCCAGCGTATCTGAAAAGCCTCACACAGCATAATTTCTCAAGGGGTTGACATCTCAATCAATCATCCATAACATTAGGGGACAGACACCAAGTATTTTCTGCTTGGGTTTCAGCTGTCAGGGACACTGACCTTTTCCAGGTTTGTTACACTTCACTTCTTGCAGTACACTTAACATTTTGTGTCAGAGCTAAATTACAGTTACTATCAGTTTAATAATTATTTAGTTAATGGCATTCAATGGAGACTAATgtcccttctaattttttccatctacactcaaaatgaattttgttatatgcactatATTGAGCTGATGTGTTtcccagtagaaacaaaaaacctagatataaaatatttttaaaaataccagtAATGGGCTGTGCCCCTGCTCACTATtctcgccaacccccctctctctgcatAGGCAGCCCTGTCTCTCCTCCTGGCCTtcggggagggctgggctgaggtttgatagccccagcctgccccctccccctacgCCGTTGGGCCAAGGCTGGGTCAGCCCTGGTTCTTCTGCCCGCATCAACTTGTACTTGAATttgatccccctgcctccattcctacacccccatccttccctaacacctccccacactgcccatcccccgaCTCTATTCCTATATGTCCCCTCACCACCGCCATTCCCCCTTACCACTCTGcccatccccacatacaccctaccctacttcctccctccctacgcacatcctgctccctcccgctAATTCATTGAGCTgtgcgcccctctcccccagagcactGCCAGGCAGCACTGCCCCCGCCACCTCATCAGGAGCCAtagcccgcccccagcccagctttTCTGAATGGGCCtgggtcagagagagagagacaccaggGTAAGGGGGAGGTGAGAGAGACAGCTTGCTCCTTTAAGTACACTGCCCTTTTAAGTAGATGGACACTCACTGATCTGAAGCCTGCTCGGTGGGTCCCACTCCTAAACCCTGTCACATCCCCCTTACCCAATCTGTGGAGtagtgatccccaaccttttggggctgctgggtgcccgggggcgtGGCCGCTCATTCACcacgtgccgggggcggggctgtgcatgcgccgcgtgtccggggggcggggccgtgcatgtgccatgcgcccagggctggcaccgcacatgcgctgcgctcctggggcccggggcgcaagaatggcttgggccagcgcTGATCACTCAGcgagtgcacataaatgccccagcgggcacccttgggcaccgcattggggaccactgctgtggAGCTCGGGTACTGGGTGTTGGGGGCGGGGGACAAACACCCTAACATTAGTGCTCCCTCCTCCACTCCTGCTCTGCACATCAAGCAGGAaggctcccaggagcagctggccaagaactccaaggcagagggcaggagcgatgcagcagtgaggggaggaCACCTGAAGCCCGCTAGGTGGGCACGCAGCATGGAGGGAACTTAGAAAGAAACTGCTCTCTCACTTATAAAAATTCTAATATACAAGATAAGAATTGAGCCACCTTCCCAAATAAATTTTAATTCTTAAGCCTCCGAGATCTGTAGCATAATAAATGACCATTTCcccacatttttatttatttccattGTGTGTTATTCAGGTCTCCCTCTCATTTGCCTACTTCTGGATGAATTAGTTCCAGTCTCTATTGTAAACTTGGGTTATGGTTGCCAGCCTGCATTTTAGATTATCAACTCCAATCCCAGGCTggaaaatctaaacaaaatgcATATATAAGTTAAAAACACTGTATGAGAAAAGCAGGGACAGTTTTGTGTACTTTTGTATTTTCAGGGACTGTTTCTACTATGGATTCCTTAGTTCTTTTTTGTTTATATGTTAAAGGGAAGCTGATGTTGTCTTGAACTATCTAAAGCAGCAATGCAGCACAAAGAAGATCGGTGTTGTTGGGTTTTGCTGGGGTGGAATTGTTGTACATCACCTGATGATGAAATATCCTGAGTTAAAGGCAGGTGTGTCTGTCTATGGTAAGTGCAGAGTGTGTGGGTATGCAATCATGCTCACTTACAGATGAGTGATAGGTCTGACTGCGGTGGCCAAGAATGCTTTGTTTCATCTTGAGTTGGCAAAGAAGTTGTAATATTTCCTTTCAGATATGGACCTACTTTTCTCCTTACGCTCAATTACAAAAGCTGAGATCAGCTGAGTTATCCTTGCTAAAAGTCCCAGATTGTAATTCTTGGACTGTTTACTCTAGAACAGCTGTGGCCAACCTGCAggtcttgccccccaaaagtgcggcttgCGAAGCCGCTCCTGCGCTCCCCCAAATGGCCCCCCCGGTTCCTCCCCGGCTTCCTTGTGCTTACCTGGTCAGcgctgcagggttttaaaaatggcgcccaagatggtGGCCATCTTAAAGAGgcagcctcctttaaaaaaaattttgttttgtttttgctcgacaattctgttttggagggcttttttttccttgacaattCTGATGCGGCTTTTCgcatttttttctgctgctgttttggctctctttgttaaatgggttggctaTCCCTGTTCTAGAATTTGGTTCCCCCATTGGTCCAAAATAGCCTATTGACATGCAGGATAGCTTGCAAATTTTATTAATTCAAATATTCAGTTTTTTGCTTGAGGGTTTAGTTCTGAGGGGATTTAGTCTGAGTGTCTCAATGGAGTTTTTAGCTATGATATAAATTGTGTGATTTTAAAGTTGATGTATACCTAGTGTTCAGTGCAAAAACATTTGAATATGAAACACAAATTACTATTGCTAAAGCAAAGAAAATTTTTGTGCTTGAATATAGATTTCACCTTGAGATTTGTATCAttttaaacactttaaaaaatatttcctagGAATAATCAGGGATTCTGATGATAGATACAAATTACTGAACCCGACGTTTTTCATTTTTGGCGAAAAAGACAATGTCATTCCTCTTGACCAAGTAAGTTGCTTTCTAAGTGAAACCTCTGCtgtaagttttttttattttcagactGTAACCCATCCCATCAGCCTTGAGACCTGAAACACAGAATAGCCTAGTGGTACTGTATGAGAAACAAAGAGTGAGAGAAGAAACTGGAAGTTGACTAGCTCTGTTTTCATTGTCTAAGATGAGTGAAGGACCAAAAAACCAAGACCAAAACAAGAAATGGTATTTTAAAAGTTCTTCCTGTTTCCCCTCAGAATTGGTATTAGTGACGCAAGTCAACAGCTTTTCCCCAAATCACACCCCTCCCTTGAGATGTCATAGCAGTTTTGACCCTTTGGGGTTGCTCAGGCTGTCCCTTTGCTGTAACCGGGAGTGAAGCCTTCTCTGAGTAGACTTACTGGCTAAGGAACTCACTTCCCATCTTGGTCCACCAAAGCTTGGATTTAGGTGACAGTCATGATATTGCAGGGCTCAGCTGTTTTCCCAGGCCTTCCCTAGGAATAGGGACTGAGATGCAGACATCTGGGTGAATGATGTTTGGTGACAGTGATTGGGGGCTGGGATTTTGTAGATGTATTTGACATTTGTGTTCAGTGGGCCCCAGTCTCATTTACTACACATAGCTTTGGTAGTGACTGATGCAGTATTTTTCCCCAGCCTTATCACCATCAAGGCCATGTGCTGAAAGAGACTGAGGTCTTGTGGAAAAAAACAGTATGTGTTCATCTAATTAAAAACTGTATTGTGGTCAATACGTATAGGTGGTAGAGTTGTAAGTTGCACAGGCGACCGTACATCTGACATTTCCTAGCTTTTGTATGCTTCACTTTCCAGTTAGGGTTATTGAATGTAAGGGTGTTTGTTTGGAAACagtaagacttaaaaaaaaattacctctcATGAAACTATTTTGTAGACAACTGTAAGCTGTCCAGCAATATATAGGTGCTTCATAAAGCAATGAGCCCTTGCCTGATTACATCATTATCTTTGAATATTTAtgtgtagggccctaccaaattcacagccataaaAAAACACATTACATCTAATCCCCActgaactgccaggccctgccctTCTACTTGCTTTTCCATTTCCACACTTCTTACAAGGGGGAAGGAATAGGACTAGTTGTGTCTGACAGAATGAATTAATCCCCCCGGTGCCAGAATAGGACCACTTCACCTCTTTATGGTTACATATCACACTTAGTTAATTCTGGAGTTTAGTAGGTTCTGAAACTTTCATGAatgacaatttctgtgaggaggcttgtCAGCCTGCTAGGGAgtcctgggcctgatcctgtcttCTTAGGTCTATTTAAGAAAGAAGAGACAATATGGATAGTTTGTAGACATTTGCTTTGAAGTTAATTTTTTATTTCCTGTGTGTAAGCAGATTACACTATAAGAAAGTAGCTAGTCATTTGTTGTAACACAGATAATTAAGATGAAGGCACTGTAGAATAATACTATTAGTTTCCTGCAGTATCTTACGTTGTTGATATTAAGGTTAACTACTATTTGTGTACAAAATATGAGGCAATTAAGACATGACAGGAAATTAACATCTACAAAGTAATTTGCTTACATTTGTTAAATTTCTAAAAGGATATTGGTAAACTGAGCATGAACCCTTACTCTCTAgtacaggggtgtccaaacttttttcaaagagggccagatttgaagaagtgaacatgcgtgagggccgtccccgcactctcagccccaaggcggaggagggcccgcggggtcggaggcgggcggagagcgcagggcacgccggcttcacggcagcccgggggcagggcgaacctgcagccgagcgggggagcggggctgcggacgtgccctacagggcaagCTCTAGGACTGTGGAGGCCATGGGCGgcagcgcggccggaagcggcgcgctgagcgcgccagttcaaaagagcgccggggagccaggagagggggaggaagcgggggccatattaaaccggaacacgggccgcaattggcccgcgggccggactttggacatgcctgctctagtaCTACCAATGAATGGATTAATGATTGCTAGTCTAGTAAATCTCATTGAAATTCATAAACAAGTAAATTGTCTTGATTACAATTGTAATGTTGTAATGTTGTCTGTTAAGTTGTTATTGGACATAAATAGGTTGGTTGGGTATACAGTGTCACAGTATAATTTTACAGAATCATATTTTAGAAAAAGTTTTCTTCTCTAGGTTGGTTTGAGTGTGAAATTAGTAGAAAAGGCACCAGGCTGAGGATACTTCACATCTTTCAGTCAAATAGTTGGTAAGAGGAGACCTGGCAAGATAGAATAAGTTAAATCAGTATCTCTTACAGAAGAATGTTCTGTGCTACAGGTCACCCTACTGGAGCAGCAACTGAAACAACATTGTAAAGTTGATTACAGAGTTAAAATTTACCCTGGACAAACTCATGGTTTTGTACATCGCAAGAGAGAAGATATTAATCCTGAAGATAAACCTTACATTGAAGAAGCAAGAAAGAACATGATCAGCTggctaaataaatatatttaacagAAATATACAGTCAGATCTGTAAAACAAAATCACCTAATATACTGTGATAATCACTTGATTAAATTATACTTTAAGGGAGAAAGTATTTGCTATAATTATTTTAGGGCTAAATAAATATTTGATAAATTATATGTTAGAGAACACATAAGGACCATATTATTAGAAATTTGACAATTTCACAGAGACTGATACTAAAATGAACTGTACTTTTCATTTGTAGTTTTAAACACATCATTTCAAGCTGATTTTTTAAACCATTCTCAGATTTAATTTAGATTAATATTGTTATAATGCGCTGGGGAAATGTCTCCAAGTTTCTTGAGATTTATGCTCTTCGCATGTTTTGTTACTTACGATTAATTTTGCATTGTGGTCCAATTCAGCAAAGTATATAAACGTGCTTGAATCACTAATGCCTGATTTAAGCACATTCATAGATTCTTTGCTGAATCCAAACCTTAGACCAGACTTCTTTGACCAGTTTGGATTTCACAGATGTCATCAATGGAATACATTTGCTCTCAATTTTGGGGGTGGACTGGGTAACAACAGTCAattactttttcagatgaccTTGGGTCTTTCTCCATGAGACTCCTGGCTGCTTCTTGGCCTACATTTACCACAGGTTAAACATTTACATTGATATTATAATAATGAGTGAGGGAACTTCTTACTGTGCTATTGTGCAGTATGGTTgctattaaaaataaactttatacTATTATCTACCTTATTGTAATTTAATGCACTGTTTTCCATTTCTGTCAGTGGATATCTTACTGAGAAAAGAATTatatagtaaaataaaataacttcttCCTAATGGAGCCTCTGAGTATAAGCATACAGCATCAAATAATTATATGTTAATGTTTTagtatcatttcaaaataataaagaaatgttttgtttgagtgactgtgtgtgacctTGTGAAAATGAGTCAGTGAATTGTAACTCCCTCATTGGACAATGGCTGTTAATGGTTGTTTGATACCCTTTTGGGTTATGGTTTTCCTGCTGGTTATTATCTTTGGAGACCTAGTATCTGGGTGCTTCCCAAACCCACAGAATATTTTAGTGACAACCATACAACACAATTCTTAGTTTCATAGGCATTGAAGATGTACATATTTAGATGGAAGAATGAGTTTCAGCAGATCATAACCTTTTCCATGGTACCTTACATGGCATTCTTTATATGCAATATCAAATGTATATTCAAATTATGAATATTGGTGCACCCACAGGCTGTGGAGTGTCATAGTATCTTTCTTCCAGGGTCTGTTTTCTTTCATTCTAATTGGAAAGGTGAGGGTGGGGAACTGGGCTTGAAAAAAGACCATGACAGAGATTGCCAGGTCCATCCCTAGTGCAGCCCGTGTTGGCTTGTGGCCTTGGAGGGGAGTTTGAATTTGATGTGTCACCGCCATCGAGAGAAGCCAGTGAAGCTGGTAAGAGAACTTCCTGCCTCAGTTGCCCCCTCCATGTTTGCTCAGAAACATTCTATACTTACTGCTAGTATGTGCAGTGGGACCTTTCCCACACTGAGGATTGTAGACCTCTCTACAAGCCTTCAGAAAATGCTCACTGCTTTTTCCTATACGGGAAATGGTACAAGCTACAGATAGTGTCGTAATGCATCTGTATGTTGTATAGCAAGGATATATGGGCAGCACTCCCACACATTTTTATTCAGGAGGGAAAAAGATAGATCTCTTTTAGTCTTATTTTGCTTTCAGTTATGTATAAATCAGAAGCAGTTCCCCTCaattcaatggagttacaccaaaGTAAATAAAATCAATCCATATATTTAGGAGAATTGGTGATTTTATTATACACTTAATACAGAATCTATCAGTCTTGTTACTAAGCAAAAAACCTAGAATTGGAACAGCCTTTGAAATGAAAAGATAAAATAACTGAATATGCAACACTGTTAAGTATTGCAGATAAAATTGTGATTCATTAACTAAGATCTGGCAATACAAGTCCAGGTTCAGCACAAATGACAAACAACTTAATTGCCAGGACTCATTCAGTCTTCCTGAAGTTGGACAGAGTTTTAAATAAATCCCCCTCTAAGAAAGGAATTGCTGTGCTTTTAACAACAGAACTGAATCAACTGTTTGGCCAAGCACAAGATACCAAAGGTTAGTATTTAATCTACAACTATAGGTGGAAGGAAAAGTTTCAAAGTGCATAtgattaataattttaaaaagagcaAACTTGGAGAGCTGCAACACTATGACACAGGGAAATGAAACAGATTGAGATATTTCAGATGAAAAAGGTTTTGTGTAGGCTTTGCTCTGTTTTTCGCTTGCAGTTGATTTATATATATCTAATATATTGAATGTGGTTTCAGTTGTATTTTAGAAGATACTGTGGAACAGGGACAACTTTTTCAgtgattcagaaaaaaacaaaagcaaaaaaacacTCCCCCAACCCAAAACTAAAGAAATCCTGAATTAATTTTGGTCCTCACAAACTCATTCTGGAACTCTTTTTTCCTTGATGATGTAGAAAGATATAAGGATGGTAGGGATGTGTGATTTAACATATGGTATTTGTCTCTTGTCACGCTTAAAGTATGCCTTCACTAGGCTAAAAGGTATTGTAAATGGTTCACTAGGGTATTTAATAAAACCTTAGTGTAGAAAACAAAATTTGATATGTAAGACATTAACTAGTAAATATCAAATGCATTGACTGATACCAGTTAATGTATTAATATAATGGAATTGAGCTGTATGAGTCCCAACTTCTGTGCTTACAGAGTTTTTCTTCAGGTCTCAGCTCTGAGTAAGCATGaaggcttgtctctttcaccaacataatttggtccaataaaagatgttacct
The DNA window shown above is from Pelodiscus sinensis isolate JC-2024 chromosome 2, ASM4963464v1, whole genome shotgun sequence and carries:
- the LOC106731247 gene encoding carboxymethylenebutenolidase homolog isoform X2; the encoded protein is MANEARPCPCDIGDRFEYGGLGQEVQVEHIKAYVCKPSVSTEKAVIVIQDIFGWQLPNTRYVVDMLAANGYTAICPDFFVGKEPWNPSDDWSTFGEWLKTRDARKIDKEADVVLNYLKQQCSTKKIGVVGFCWGGIVVHHLMMKYPELKAGVSVYGIIRDSDDRYKLLNPTFFIFGEKDNVIPLDQVTLLEQQLKQHCKVDYRVKIYPGQTHGFVHRKREDINPEDKPYIEEARKNMISWLNKYI
- the LOC106731247 gene encoding carboxymethylenebutenolidase homolog isoform X1; translated protein: MGRSLLPPARACRGGRAAPQGAGRGDPRPDFQMANEARPCPCDIGDRFEYGGLGQEVQVEHIKAYVCKPSVSTEKAVIVIQDIFGWQLPNTRYVVDMLAANGYTAICPDFFVGKEPWNPSDDWSTFGEWLKTRDARKIDKEADVVLNYLKQQCSTKKIGVVGFCWGGIVVHHLMMKYPELKAGVSVYGIIRDSDDRYKLLNPTFFIFGEKDNVIPLDQVTLLEQQLKQHCKVDYRVKIYPGQTHGFVHRKREDINPEDKPYIEEARKNMISWLNKYI